The proteins below come from a single Natranaerofaba carboxydovora genomic window:
- a CDS encoding PDZ domain-containing protein, with protein MADFPLALIARTILQTYPFYLIHILFWVIMILVFSQYKKMAGRERELFGTSKNSPLRQTLISAFFGIGAGLLVSLIMVSLGINLMSIGIVFVLPIVILMMLIHPRYMCFAYGGGVVGILSLFFSLLTEFWPVLAEVNIINALISIDIPGLISLIALLHLTEAVLILLSGSIGPSPLYVKHEQKGVVGGFSLQKFWPLPFVGLISRAPDDVARASEAVINMPEWWPLFGTGVEEASGMFFLLPVAAILGYGDLSVSTTPKEKTRWAGKYLALYSLILLGLGIASVFFSPITLLGVLFSPIGHELLIIKGKNEEFEKEPIYFNQGEGVKVLDVYSDGLAYKMGVKPGDTIKLVNHFPVSSEEDFRTMIYASSPHLRFDIIRQDGERVALKAPLYKKDKRLGLILAPGINRSRQRYMELVKEKGLSSFLGKIRPIKRLLKWR; from the coding sequence ATGGCAGATTTTCCGCTGGCATTAATCGCTAGAACGATATTACAAACTTATCCCTTTTATCTTATTCATATTTTATTTTGGGTCATTATGATCCTGGTATTTAGCCAGTATAAAAAGATGGCTGGCAGAGAGAGGGAACTATTTGGTACTTCAAAAAATAGTCCGCTGCGACAAACTTTAATTTCTGCTTTTTTTGGTATAGGAGCAGGACTGCTAGTCAGTCTAATTATGGTTAGCCTTGGCATTAATTTGATGTCTATAGGAATAGTTTTTGTACTGCCTATTGTGATTTTAATGATGTTAATTCATCCCCGCTATATGTGTTTTGCCTATGGCGGGGGTGTGGTTGGCATTTTGAGTCTTTTCTTTTCTTTACTTACCGAGTTTTGGCCTGTTTTGGCAGAAGTAAATATTATTAATGCACTTATATCGATTGATATTCCAGGTTTAATTTCATTGATAGCGCTGCTGCACCTTACGGAAGCAGTTCTTATTTTATTGAGCGGCTCTATAGGACCTAGCCCTCTTTATGTTAAACATGAACAAAAAGGTGTTGTAGGAGGTTTTAGTCTACAAAAATTTTGGCCTTTGCCTTTTGTGGGGCTTATATCTCGTGCACCTGATGATGTGGCAAGAGCATCTGAAGCAGTGATAAATATGCCAGAATGGTGGCCTTTATTTGGTACCGGAGTAGAAGAGGCATCGGGGATGTTTTTTTTACTTCCTGTGGCTGCAATACTTGGATACGGTGATTTATCTGTATCGACAACACCTAAAGAGAAAACCAGATGGGCAGGGAAGTATCTGGCATTGTACAGCTTGATCTTATTAGGTTTAGGTATAGCTTCAGTATTTTTTTCACCAATTACCCTTCTTGGGGTTTTGTTTTCTCCTATTGGTCATGAGCTTTTGATTATAAAAGGGAAAAATGAAGAGTTTGAAAAAGAGCCAATTTATTTTAACCAAGGTGAAGGGGTTAAAGTGTTAGATGTTTATTCTGATGGCTTAGCTTACAAAATGGGTGTAAAACCTGGAGATACAATCAAACTTGTTAATCATTTTCCAGTGTCTAGTGAAGAAGATTTTCGCACTATGATTTATGCTAGTAGTCCTCATCTTCGTTTTGATATAATTAGACAAGATGGTGAAAGAGTGGCGCTAAAAGCCCCTTTATATAAAAAAGATAAAAGATTAGGTTTGATTCTTGCTCCCGGGATTAATAGAAGCAGACAGCGTTATATGGAACTAGTAAAAGAAAAGGGTTTATCTTCTTTTCTTGGGAAAATAAGGCCTATTAAAAGACTGTTAAAGTGGAGATAA
- a CDS encoding S41 family peptidase, with protein sequence MRAKKIILVLVLLIVTNLFTFGATKLIFGNIAAGGMSGFMSAPDNSADDVELFKEILGVLESDYYEEVNREELIEGALDGLFEKLDDPQTGYMTPSDLESMMIQTEGSYSGIGIEVYQDGDYVKVLAPIAGTPGDDVGLESGDRIVKVDDEDVVGKDLDEVVNMIRGPEGSEVEVKAERQVAYDEVEEHSFVIERKEIEMSSVEHDYLEDRYGYVQIKNFTGTTAGELETTLDELLDNEVEGMVLDLRNNPGGLLDAAIEVGELLVPEGPIVHVMGRDEKLKSYESDGGIFDKPIVVLVNEVSASASEILAGALQDTGAATIVGTETFGKASVQNVMHLKHGGGLRYTMGRYQTPDGTDIHEKGLTPDVKMDSPKSFQLGEEPITEDLSYGDEGEMVKTLQSILEFLDYYEGEVDGNFDTETEDALKSFQRDSGIIEDGVANNRVMIELQNKLDDLRDEDDEFMEKAMEILTGKVD encoded by the coding sequence ATGAGAGCAAAAAAGATTATTCTAGTCTTAGTGCTCCTAATAGTTACTAATCTGTTCACCTTTGGTGCGACAAAACTCATCTTTGGCAATATAGCAGCCGGTGGAATGTCTGGTTTTATGAGTGCACCTGATAATTCTGCTGATGATGTGGAGTTGTTCAAAGAAATATTGGGAGTATTGGAAAGTGATTATTATGAAGAGGTCAATAGGGAAGAACTAATAGAAGGTGCTCTTGATGGATTATTTGAAAAGCTAGATGATCCACAAACAGGATACATGACTCCCTCTGACTTAGAAAGTATGATGATACAAACAGAGGGAAGTTACAGCGGTATTGGAATTGAAGTATATCAAGATGGGGATTATGTCAAGGTCCTTGCTCCAATAGCCGGAACACCTGGAGATGATGTAGGGTTAGAATCAGGTGATAGAATAGTAAAAGTTGATGATGAAGACGTCGTGGGTAAAGATCTTGATGAAGTAGTGAATATGATCAGGGGTCCCGAAGGATCAGAAGTAGAAGTGAAAGCAGAAAGACAGGTGGCCTATGATGAAGTAGAAGAGCATTCCTTTGTCATTGAAAGAAAAGAGATAGAGATGAGTTCTGTGGAACATGATTACCTTGAAGATAGGTATGGTTATGTACAGATTAAAAACTTTACTGGCACTACTGCTGGTGAGCTTGAAACTACTCTAGATGAGCTATTAGATAATGAAGTAGAAGGAATGGTCTTAGATTTAAGAAATAACCCTGGAGGTCTATTAGATGCCGCTATTGAAGTGGGCGAATTGTTAGTTCCCGAGGGCCCAATAGTCCATGTTATGGGACGTGATGAAAAACTTAAATCTTATGAATCAGATGGTGGCATTTTTGATAAGCCAATTGTCGTTTTGGTTAATGAGGTAAGTGCTAGTGCCTCGGAGATTTTGGCAGGAGCCCTTCAGGATACTGGAGCTGCAACTATTGTGGGAACAGAAACCTTTGGTAAAGCGTCTGTGCAAAATGTAATGCATCTGAAACATGGTGGAGGATTAAGATATACTATGGGGAGATATCAAACCCCTGATGGTACAGATATTCACGAAAAAGGACTTACACCCGACGTGAAAATGGACAGTCCAAAATCTTTTCAACTAGGAGAAGAACCTATAACAGAAGACTTGTCCTATGGTGATGAAGGAGAAATGGTTAAGACGCTTCAGAGTATATTGGAGTTTTTGGATTATTATGAGGGTGAAGTAGACGGGAACTTTGATACAGAGACTGAAGATGCTCTAAAGAGCTTCCAAAGGGATTCGGGTATAATTGAGGATGGAGTAGCTAATAACCGGGTTATGATAGAGCTACAAAACAAGTTAGATGATTTGAGAGATGAAGATGACGAATTCATGGAAAAAGCTATGGAGATTTTAACAGGAAAGGTTGATTAA